A stretch of DNA from Dokdonia sp. PRO95:
TGCCTTTGTACTTACCTCTGAGTCTAACAAGATGTATACAGACATCTTTGTACCACTTAAAAAAATAGGTGATGCACAAGATGGTGATAAAGTAGTAGTTACCATAGAAGACTGGCCAGAAAAAGCAGACTCTCCTTATGGTAAAATCACAAAAGTACTAGGTAAACCAGGTGAGCATAACACAGAGATACATTCTATCCTTGCTCAGTATGGTCTTCCATATGAATTTCCAGTAGAGGTAGAAGAGTATGCAAATAAGATAGATACCTCTATTAAAGCTGAGGAAATTGCAAAACGTCGCGACATGCGTGATGTACTCACTTATACCATAGATCCTAAAGATGCAAAAGATTTTGATGATGCATTAAGTTTTCAAAAACTTGAGAATGGTAATTATGAAATAGGAATTCACATTGCAGATGTAAGTCATTATCTCGTACCAGGAACAATACTAGATGATGAAGCTTATGAGCGTGCAACATCTGTATATCTAGTAGATAGGGTAGTACCTATGTTACCAGAAATATTAAGTAATGGTGCTTGTTCCTTAAGACCTCATGAAGAGAAGTATACCTTCTCTGCAGTGTTTGAAATGAAAGCAGACTCTGGAAAAATAGTAGATTCTTGGTATGGACGTACTGTAACTTATAGTGATGCCCGATTTGCATATGAAGAAGCGCAAGCAATTATAGAAAGCAGATCAAACCTCATCCCAGTCGAAGTTTCTCTTACTGGAGAAGCTTATAAAGTATCTGATGAGCTTGTAGAAGCAACATTAGAAATGGATAGAATTGCTAAGATTATGCGTCGCCAGCGTATGAAGGATGGAGCTATTTCTTTTGATAAAGTAGAAGTAAAATTCAAGCTTGACGATGAGATGAATCCAGAAGGCGTTTATTTTAAAACCTCTAAGGATGCAAATAAACTCATAGAAGAATTTATGTTGCTGGCAAATAGAAAAGTGTCTGAGTTCATTGGTAAACAAACACCTAAAAAGACATTTGTATACAGAATACACGATGAGCCTAATGATGAAAAACTAGCGTCTCTTGAAAAAGTGATAGGGAAGTTTGGTTATAAATTAGACTTAAAAGATCGCAAGACTACCACCTCTTCTTTAAACCAACTTCTTACAGATGTACAAGGGAAGAAGGAGCAAAATATGGTAGATACACTAGCTATACGCACCATGAGTAAAGCAGTATATTCTACAGAAAATATAGGTCATTACGGTCTTGCTTTTGATTATTATAGTCACTTTACATCTCCTATACGTCGTTATCCTGATGTAATGGTACACCGTTTACTACAACATTATCTAGATGGTGGTAAATCAGTAAGTGAAGAAGAGTATGAGCAAAAATGTAAGCACTCTTCACAAATGGAGCAGCTAGCTACAAGTTCAGAACGAGACAGCATCAAGTATATGCAAGTTAAGTTTATGCAAGATCATCAAGATGAAGAGTTTGTAGGTGTTATTTCTGGAGTTACAGAGTGGGGAATCTATGTAGAGATTATCTCAAACAAGTGTGAAGGAATGGTGCGCTTAAGAGACATTAAAGGTGATCACTATGAATTTGATCAAGATAGCTACTCTGTAATAGGGCAGAAGTCTGGTAACCAGATTACCCTAGGTGATGAAGTTATTGTAAAAGTAAAAGAAGCAGATCTAGTGAAGAAGCATCTAGATTTTACACTTGTGGGTGTAAAGGAAGGGTTGCATCAGTAGGTAACTTATTACTTATATTAAAGTTTAAACCATCACACTATCATAAGTGTGATGGTTTTTTTTATGCTATTAATTATTCTTAAAAGTTTAGTAAATTATTAAGAAAAAGCGCACTAATTTTGTCATTCTGTAGAAGAATTAAAAATCACTCTTCTTACCCATGATACATGTCAACACCTATAGAAAATATCGAGCTTAAATATCTTACGCTCAACGATTACGAAGAACTTAAAAGTGCAATGATACAGGCGTATTCTAATATGCCAGACATGTACTGGAATGAGAAGCAAATCACTGCACTTATTAATAAGTTTCCAGAAGGTCAAGTTGTTATTAAAATTGATGGAAAACTTGCAGGTTGTGCGCTCTCTATAAAACTCAATGAGTCTACTTTTGACAGTGTTCATACCTACGAAGAAATTACAGGTAATTATACGTTCAACACACATAAGCCAGATGGAGATATTCTATACGGTATAGACGTGTTTATTAAAACAGAATATAGAGGTTTACGTCTAGGAAGAAGATTATACGATTACCGTAAAGAGCTTTGTGAGGAGCAAAATTTAAAAGGAATCCTCTTTGGTGGGCGTATTCCTAACTACCACAAACACGCAGATTCTGTAACTCCTAAGGAATATATTGAGAAGGTGAAACGCAAGGAAATTCATGATCCGGTATTAAACTTCCAGATTAATAATGATTTTCACCCTGCTAAGATTTTAAAAGGATACCTACCTGGTGATGAAGACTCAGGTGAGTTTGCCGTACTTCTAGAGTGGAATAACATCTACTATGAGAAAAAATCTGTTGTAGCAGCTACGCAGAAAAAGGTAGTAAGACTTGGCTTGATACAATGGCAAATGCGTTTGTATAAAGATCTTGAAGAACTCATGCAGCAAGCAGAGTACTTTGTAGATGCAGTTTCTGGTTATCGATCAGATTTTGCACTCTTTCCAGAGTTTTTTAACGCTCCGCTTATGGCAGAAAATAACCATTTACCAGTTTCAGAAGCTATACGTGAGCTTGCAAAACATACAGAGGAGATTAAAAATCGTTTTTCACAGTTAGCAATATCTTATAACATCAATATCATTACAGGTAGTATGCCAGAAGTGGTAGATGATTTACTATACAACGTAGGCTATTTATGCCGTAGAGATGGAAGTACAGAGCGTTATGAAAAACTTCATGTAACTCCAGATGAGGCAAAAGTATGGGGAATGCAAGGAGGTAATAAATTACACTCTTTTGATACAGACTGTGGTAAGATAGGAATCCTTATTTGCTATGATTCTGAGTTTCCAGAACTAAGCAGGATTCTTGCAGATGATGGTATGGATATTCTTTTTGTTCCTTTCCTTACAGACACTCAAAACGGATATTCTCGTGTGCGTAACTGCGCACAAGCAAGAGCTATTGAAAATGAATGTTACGTTGCCATTGCAGGTAGTGTGGGTAACTTACCTAAGGTGCATAACATGGATATCCAGTATGCACAGTCTATGGTATTTACTCCTTGTGACTTTTCATTTCCAGCAAACGGGATTAAGGCAGAGGCTACACCTAACACAGAGATGATTCTTATTGCAGATTGTGATATAGACTTACTACGTAACCTCAACCAGTTTGGAGCAGTGAAGAACCTAAGAGATCGTCGTAAAGATTTATTTGAATTGAGAAGAAGATAGTTTTTTAAATACGCTTTCGCGAAAGCGTAACACATCTCACAAAGAGCTGTTTCATAAATAATTTGATATTAAAACAAAGGCCTGTCATACTTGTAACAAAGAAATAACTGTAGCTTTTAGAGCAAGGTTAAATCACGCCAAAGAGTGGGTTTTTATATGTGAAACATGTTGCAATAAACATCGTTATGAAGAAGGTTACACCTATGGTGGAACATGGAAAGGGAAGAGGCATTAACATGTAAACTGTAACAATCTAGTAATAGCTAGGTCTCTATATCAAACAAAAACAATGAATATGAAATTTATATATACCATAGTAGCGCTAGTAATTACAGCAACAGCATTTGCTCAAAATCCAGTTACAAAAGACGTAGGAGATTTTACAGAAGTAAAAGTGTATGATCGCATTGTAGTAAATCTTGTAAAGTCTACCGAAAATAAAGTTATTATTACGGGAGAAGATGTAAGCCAAGTTAATGTGGTAAACAAAGACGGAACGTTAAAGATTAAAATGGATCTTGATCTTATTTTTGACGGAAACAAAACTTTTGTACATGTGCATTACAACAACCTGCAAGTAATAGATGGAAATGAAGGAGCTGTTATTACCTCAAATGAGCTTATAGAGCAAGACAAAATTGAAATCAAAATGCAAGAAGGAGCTCGCGTTAAAGTAGGTTTACAAGTACGAGAAGCTCTTTTAAGGGCAGTTACAGGTGGTGTAATAGAAGCAAGCGGTCAAGCAAGCCTGCAGAAGGTAAAAGTAAACACAGGAGGCATTTATGAAGGTAGAGATCTTGAGACAGAAACAGCAGAGATATTTGTACAAGCAGGAGGAGAGGTAGAAGCTTATGCTAGTAAACTAGCAGATCTAACAATAAGAGCTGGTGGAGATATTGTGATTTATGGTAACCCAGCAGAGGTAAAGCGTCGTCGTACTTTTGGAGGACGTATCAAAATAATGTAAGTAATTAAGACTGTAGTGCAATCAATCAAAATGATTTGAAATACACTTTAATCTTTAAATGATTAGATATATACAAAGGATGTTTACATACGTAGGCATCCTTTTCTTTTTACTGTATGCTTTTGTCTAACTTTGTGTAAAGCACTTTCTATATGTTTCAAGATTTACACACGGCTATACCTCTAGGATTTTTCTTAGCGTTCTTAATAGGCCCTGTATTTTTTGTGTTATTAGAAACGGCAGCTACCAAAGGTTTTAGAGCTGCACTTACCTTTGACATAGGTGTTATTATTGCAGATATTGTTTTTATAGTAGTTGCATATTTAAGTAGTTATCAATTACTAGAAAATTTAAGTAATCAGCCGGGTCTTTATGTTTTTGGAGGAGCGATTTTAATCGTATACGGACTTACTATTTACCTCAAAAAACCAACAAGAGATGCACTTGACCCTAATAGGGCAAAAGTGAAGAAAGGTGGTTACTTACAGCTTTTTATAAAAGGATTTTTACTCAATTTTATAAATATAGGTGTACTTGTTTTCTGGCTAGGTATCTTAATAATTGTAGGTCCTACGGTAGAGAATGATGGTGAACGCCTATTGGGTTTCTTTATTGGGATGATAGGTGCTTATCTTATTACAGACATAGGTAAAATAGTGCTTGCAAAACAACTCAAGCGCTACCTTACACCACGTAGAATTTTTAAAGTAAAGAAATCATTAGGTCTTATTCTTATCTTTTGTGGTCTTGTACTAGTAACAAAAGGTTTTGTTCCTTCAGATGAGTTTAATATCCAGCAAGAGATGGAGCGTTTTCAAGAGATTCCAGAAGTCAAACCAGACACTATCCATTAATTTATTAGGGTTTAAGACAAAAAAAAAGGAACTCCGTGAGAAGTTCCTTTTGAGGTATCGAGCGGATTCGAACCGCTGTAGATGGTGTTGCAGACCACTGCCTAGCCACTCGGCCACGATACCAGTTTGTGGGTGCAAATATATGAATAGTCCCGACAAATATCGAAATGAGATATTCTTTTTTTATTTTAAAAATATCCTTTTTGTTAAGTGATTGTTTTACCCACAATTGTAAGTGGTTAATATGGTTTTATCGCACTCGCGTGCGCTCTACGGTAACCATCTCAACATCTCCACCTATAGGAGGATTTACTTTTGATACTGCAACTGTAGCTAGCTGTATAAGAGCCTCTTCCTTAAAAAATCTACTTAAAATACGCTCGCATACTACTTCTAGTAATGCAGATGGAATTGCCATTTCTTCTTTTACAATACGATTAAGTAATACGTAGTCTACTGTGTCTGCAAGTTTATCTGTTTGCGCACTTTTTGATAAATCTGCTTCAATCTCAACATCTACTCTGTAGTCTGATCCTATGGCAGTTTCCTCAGAAAGACAACCGTGGTAGGCGTATGCACGTATATTTGTTACTCTTATTTTTCCCATAATATGGTGTTGTTTATAAGTGTTCAAAGTTACAACTCAAAACATGATGTTGCATTTTTAAATCCCAAGGTTAAACCTTTGGTTTATCCCCCAAACAAATCAAAAATATTGCTAAGTGCTCCAGTTTTTGCCTTGTAAAACTCGGTGTAAGAACAATTGCGGCAAGTGACTGTGCTGTACTTTTCTGTTTGCATATTGAGCAATTTTGTTAGAAAACTACCAGTAGCGCGCATTTCACCTATTTTGTAAGTATGGTTTTGGCATTTTACGCAAGTATAATTAAGTGGTTTCATAATGTATTGTTGTTGTAATAGATGAGTGTCTATTTTTTTAAAATGTTACACAATGCCTGTTTAAACCTTATAAGTCAGTTATAAACAACAGCTTTTGATACTATGCTTGGTAAGAGAGTTACCTAGCACAATGATTTGTATGAATGCTTTTGTATAATGATTTCAAGTTTTCGCGCAAGCAATAAAACATCAGTTAAAACACTTATTAAATCCAACTACAAATTGATTAATTTTACCCCTACAATCATACATCATGACAGAGGATAATAAATCATTGAATTTTCTAGAACAAATCGTTGAAGAAGACCTTAAAGGTGGCTATAGTAAGGAGGATTTGCGTTTTCGCTTTCCACCAGAACCTAATGGATATTTACACATAGGTCACTGTAAGGCAATCTGTATAAGTTTTGGACTAGGGGAGAAGTACGGGGCACCGGTAAACTTACGTTTTGACGATACTAATCCTGCAAAGGAAGAGCAAGAATATGTAGATGCTATCAAGGAAGATGTTTCTTGGTTAGGGTATCAATGGGATAAGGAATGTTTTTCTAGTGATTATTTCCAGCAGTTATATGATTGGACTGTCCAGCTTATTAAAGATGGAAAAGCTTATGTAGATTCTCAATCTAGTGAGGCCATGGCAGAGCAGAAGGGAACACCTACACAACCTGGTGTGCCTGGTCCTTATCGTGATCGTACGGTAGAAGAAAACTTAGACCTTTTTGCTAGAATGAAAGCGGGTGAGTTTAAGGAAGGAGAGCATATTTTACGTGCAAAAATTGATATGGCGCATGTAAACATGTTAATGCGTGATCCCATTATTTATCGTGTGTTGCACAAAGATCACCACCGTACAGGCAGTGACTGGTGTATCTACCCTATGTATGACTGGACACATGGAGAGAGTGATTATATAGAGCAAATAAGCCATAGTTTATGTTCGCTTGAGTTTAAGCCTCACAGAGAACTTTATGATTGGTTTTTAGACCAAGTATACTCTGGTGAGGATTTACGTCCCAAGCAGCGCGAGTTTGCACGTCTCAACCTTAACTACACGATTATGAGTAAACGTAAGTTACTCAGACTGGTAGAAGAAGGAGTGGTATCTGGATGGGATGACCCACGTATGCCTACTATATCTGGACTGAGACGTCGTGGTTATACAGCTGCAGCAATACGTAATTTTATAGATGCAGTAGGAGTTGCAAAGCGTGAGAATGTGATTGATGTTGCATTATTAGAATTCCATATTCGTCAGGATTTAAATAACATTGCTCCAAGAGTAATGGCAGTATTAGATCCAGTAAAACTGGTGATTACTAACTATCCAGAAGGGCAAGAGGAGTGGCTAGATGCAGAGAATAATCCAGAGGATGAGGCTGCAGGAGAGCGCAAAGTTCCTTTTAGCCGAGAGTTGTACATAGAGCGTGAAGATTTTAAAGAAAATGCTGGAAACAAGTATTTCCGCCTTACTACAGATAAAGAAGTACGTTTAAAGAACTCATACATCATTAAAGGTGGTGAGGTTATCAAAGATGAGAACGGAGTTATCACAGAGATACATTGTACCTATGACCCAGAAAGTAGATCTGGAAGCGGTACAGAAGCTTCTAAGCGCAATGTAAAAGGAACACTACACTGGGTTTCTATTGCTCATGCTATTAAAGCTGAGGTACGTTTATTTGATAGACTATTTAGTGATGAAAATCCTGATGGTCATGAGGATAAAGACTTTATGGAATTTATAAATCCTAACAGTCTTACTACTATTACTGGATATCTTGAGCCTAGCCTTAAAGATGTTGAGGTAGGTGATATATTCCAGTTCCAGCGTAAAGGATATTTTAATGTAGATAAGGAATCTACGGCAGAGCATCTTATTTTTAATAGAACAGTAGGTTTACGTGATTCATGGGCAAAAGTGAAGCCTAAGCAAAAACAAGCTAATGGTCAAGGTCAATCAAAACCACAGCAGCAGCAAAAGGCTTCAGCTCTTAGTACTATCAACAAACTAGGTAAGAAACTTGCAAATCTTCCAGAAGACAAGCGTGTTGCAACTATTACAGATATACAGAAGCTAGCAGCGAGTTTAACAGAAGATGAGGTAAAAGGATTCTTTAATACTTCGGCAAAGAAGGTGGGTACTCGTATTGCGGGTATTGAGAGTTTGTACGCTTTCGCGAAAGCGCAAAATAAAAACATTAAAGACATTGAAGGAGCCGAAGCATTTGTTGAAAAGGCAAAAGATGATAGCAACGAAATATTAAAAGAAGCAGCGTCTAAATTTTAATATCTAGGTTCTATATTTTAACAATTATTGGCATAAACGTCTCATTTAAGGGTCATAAGAGACTTGTTTTAACAAACATTGTGAGTTGGTTAAAGAGATATTAACCGGTTATTAACGGAGTAAAGAAACATATCAAAATATCTTTACACTCAACCAATTATTAATATAAAATAGAATCATATGAGTAAGTCAAGTAATACATTGTTAGCGTTAGTTTTAGGTGGTGCAATAGGTGCAGCAGCAGGAATATTATATGCTCCAGATAAAGGAACTAAAACAAGAAAGGATCTTTCTAAAAAAGCTAAGAAGGAGCAAGAAAAGCTTGTGAAGCAACTTAAGGAAACTAGAGAGTCACTTTCAGATAATGCGCAAAAGGCAAAGCTAACTTTTGAAGAAAAGTTAAATGATAGTATTTCAACTGCAAGTCATAAAGCAGATGATGTAATCTCAACATTAGAATCAAAACTAGCTGAGTTACGTGTACAAAATGCAAAACTTCAAAAAGATGCAGTGGTAGATAAAAATGCAGCCAAAGTGGAGAAAGCATTATCATAAGCCAAAAGAAACCAATCAGATATGGCTTTTGAAAAGTTAACAAATAACTTAAAAGGACTCACAGATAACGGGCAGGAATATGCCAAAGTCACTGCAGAATACTACAAACTAAGCTTGTTCAAAAATGGAATGAGAGGATTAGTAAGTAGTGCAAACTTAGCTTTAAGAGCCACTTTTGGTCTTATAGCACTGATGTTCTTTTCTATAGGCCTTTCAATTGTGATAGGGGAGTCTCTAGATAGCTTGAGTGCAGGATTCTTTATTGTAGGAGGAATTTACTTAGTTATATTCTTTCTAGTGTTTCTTTTTGCTGGAAAGCCTTTAGAAACTATGTTACTTAAGAAATATAGTAAGCTTGCCTTTAGCGAAGATTCACTTCCAGATGTTTCACCAGTTGCTCCTGTAGCTTCTAAAAATATAAACATTGATGAGAGAGTATAGTAGTTTTGAACAAATAGAGCACGATCTTAAAATTCTCAAACTTAAAAGACAAATAAGCGAGGAAGAAGTAAGGCTTAATGTAAACGGTGCAAAGAGCGGTATGAGCTCTGGATTTTCTCCAGTATCCTCATTAGGAACTGTCTTAGGATCTTTAATTCAAAAAGCAGTAGTTACAAAGTTATTAGGTACAATCTTTGGCTATAAGCGTGTTAAGGAAGTCAATAAGAAAGGTGACTACAAAGTGTAAAGACTTATTTTATAAATAAATAAAAACCCCAATAACAATTTGTTCTTGGGGTTTTCTTATGAGGTCAATGATTATTATTAATCTTCTTGAGCGTCTCTATTTTTCTTATTAATGATACCTTTTGCTTCGTTATCCTTTTTCATTTGCTCTCCTATTTGATTAGAAGCTACAAAGGAGGTGATCATATCATTAAGCATATTACTTCCAGCTTGTGGAGAGTTAGGCATTAAAATTAAGTTAGAATTAGTTTGTTCACCCATAGATTGTAAAGTGTCATAATGTTGTGTTACAACTATAAGCGCAGATGCTTCTTGAGAATTGATCCCCACATTATTTAATACATCTACAGACTCTTCAAGACCACGAGCAATCTCTCTACGCTGGTCTGCAATACCTTGTCCTTGTAAACGCTTAGATTCTGCCTCTGCACGAGCTTTTGCTACTATCTTGATACGATCTGCTTCTGCTTCAAACTCTGCAGCCACTTTCTCGCGTTCTGCTGCATTAATTCTGTTCATTGCTGCCTTTACCTGTAAATCTGGATCAATGTCTGTTACAAGTGTTTTAATGATGTCAAAACCGTAGTTAGACATTGCTTCGTTAAGCTCACGCTTTACTGCAATGGCAATATCATCCTTACGCTCAAAAACATCATCTAGTTTCATTTTAGGTACCTCTGCACGTACTACGTCAAAAACGTATGATGTAATTTGATCTCCAGGGTTTTCTAGTTTGTAAAAAGCATCATATACTTGATCTTTTACTACTTGAAACTGTACAGAGATTTTAAGTCTGACAAAAACGTCATCTTTTGTTTTTGTTTCTACTACAACATCTAGTTGTTGAATTTTTAGGTTGATACGTCCCGCAATTTTATCAAAAACAGGGATTTTAAATTGAAGTCCTGAGTTACGCACTCCTATAAATCTTCCAAAACGCTCCACAACGGCAGCGGTTTGCTGTTTAACCATAAATATCCCTGAGAGGATAATAAGTATGGCTAGTACTACTAATACTGGTAAAAGAATCTGTCCCATAATGGATATTTTAAAAATTATTGATGGTGATTATTGTAATCTTAAAGATAAGTAGCCATAATCGATTAAATGTAACACATAAACTAAAAGTTTCTTGATTGCCTTAAAGTTATTATACCTTACAACAATAATTAAGCATAATCCTCTTTACATAATCCCCTATGAAATATCTATCACTTCTCGTTTTACTAATTGTTACATCTACAGCTATGCATGCTCAATCTTACAGAGGTAGTGGTAACTACAATCGGATAGGACTTCAAGGTAAAGTAGCATTGATAGATTTAGACACAAAGAATTTTGATGTACAAGGAGAAACCGGTTTCCTAGCAGGTTTTACTACTAGAGGAAATGTGTATAATAATTGGGGTATGGTTTACGGAATTGATTTTTTAAGCACTGCGGTTACAGTTCAAACAACTTCCTTAGATCAACTAACTAGTGAGGATACTCAATATAATATTATAGGTGCTCAACTTAATCTATTACTCAGTTATAATTTAATAGCAAACCATCTAGCAGTAGATATTGGACCTGCACTACTTATCAACAGTAAGATGAAGCTAGATAATTCTAGTCAAAGCACAAATATAGTAAGTGGTTATACTACTCTTACTGCAAGTGACATACAAGAAATATCTCGAGTAAATGGTTTTGGCGTCATAGGACTCACAGGAGGTTTTGAACACGTAAGGCTTAGTCTACAATATCAATATGGATTTACAAACATCCTGAATAATCTTAACGATCAAAACCTTGTAATTGATAACAATGCGAGAGATTTTAAAGGCAATGCATCAATAATCGCTGCTGGAGTTGTCTTTTATTTATAAACTATCGGTAAAAAATTAAGGCTACAAATCAATGATTTGTAGCCTTAATTAATAATGTGATGTATAACAATTACCCTAGTGTGGTAATTGCATAGTCTATACGTCGCAATGTTTCTTCTTTACCAACGGTGGTAGCAATATCAAAAACATCAGGTCCTTGCATAGCGCCCACAAGTGATAATCTAAAAGGTTGCATTACTTTTCCAAAACCTAATTCCTTTGCTACAATCCACTCTTTAAGAGCTGTTTGAGCCTCTATTGTTGTAAAGTTTGATACACCAGATAAGATAATTTTCACCTCTTGCATGATGGCTGCGGTATCTTCTTTCCAAGCTTTTTTAGAAGCTTTGGCATCAAATTCTGTTGGTGCAGTAAAGAAGTAACTTCCTAGTGTCCATAAATCTTCTACAAAGATGGCGCGTTCTTTAATTAAATCAACTACGTGTGTTGTATACTCCTCTGTCGTAGTTACATTCTTATCCTTTAAGAATGTCATAAATTGATCTGCTATAAGTGCTACAGGAGATTCTTGCATATACTGCTGCTGGAACCACTTAGTTTTTTCTGGATCAAATTTTGCTCCAGCTTTATTAACACGTTTTAAATCAAAAGCTGCTACAAGCTCTTCTAGACTAAAAATTTCTTGCTCTGTTCCAGGATTCCATCCTAAAAAGGCAAGCATGTTTACCATGGCTTCTGCAAAGTAACCATCTTCTCGATATCCAGATGAGATTTCTTTTGATTTTGGATCTTCCCATTGTAGCGGAAATACTGGAAATCCTAGTTTATCACCATCACGCTTACTTAATTTTCCTTTTCCTACAGGTTTATGAATAAGTGGTAAGTGAGCAAATACTGGTGCATCCCATCCAAAGGCTCTATATAATAACACGTGTAACGCTAGAGATGGTAACCACTCTTCACCACGTATCACATGAGTAATTTCCATTAAATGGTCATCTACTATGTTTGCTAGGTGATAGGTAGGCATCCCGTCAGATTTAAATAACACCTTATCATCTAGAATGTTAGTATCAATCTCCATAGCACCACGTATTTCATCACGTAGTTGCAACATTTCGTCTTGTGGAGACTTAAAACGGATTACATAGTTTTCACCAGCAGCAATACGTTTCTCTGTTTCTTCTTGTGATAGAACGAGAGAGTTATCTAGTTTAAGGCGATTGTGCCAGTTATAGATAAAGGTCTTGCCGTTTGCCTCGTGATCTTTTCTGTGTGCATCAAGGCTTTCGGCAGTATCAAATGCATAGTAAGCATTATTGGTGTCTACTAACGCTTTCGCGAAAGCGTGATACTTATCCTTACGTTCACTTTGTCTATAAGGTCCAAAACCACCGTCTTTTGTAGGTCCCTCGTCATACGAAATCCCGCACCAGTCTAGACTTTCACGTATATAATCTTCTGCACCAGGTACATAGCGATTTTGATCTGTATCTTCTATACGGAGGATAAAAGTACCTCCATGTTTTTTGGCAAATAAATAATTAAAAAG
This window harbors:
- the rnr gene encoding ribonuclease R, whose translation is MNKKKRRRGPGKISNLSERIVRILKDDHQKTYNYKQIAAKLDVDDPSSRNQIIKNLQQLKAKEQIVEEGRGQFKIAANKNYHTGILDVSGKGGGYVMVDDLEQDIYVPPHHLNKALNGDEVEVYIYRQRRSKKHEGEITKIIKRKTEEFVGVVKLQKKFAFVLTSESNKMYTDIFVPLKKIGDAQDGDKVVVTIEDWPEKADSPYGKITKVLGKPGEHNTEIHSILAQYGLPYEFPVEVEEYANKIDTSIKAEEIAKRRDMRDVLTYTIDPKDAKDFDDALSFQKLENGNYEIGIHIADVSHYLVPGTILDDEAYERATSVYLVDRVVPMLPEILSNGACSLRPHEEKYTFSAVFEMKADSGKIVDSWYGRTVTYSDARFAYEEAQAIIESRSNLIPVEVSLTGEAYKVSDELVEATLEMDRIAKIMRRQRMKDGAISFDKVEVKFKLDDEMNPEGVYFKTSKDANKLIEEFMLLANRKVSEFIGKQTPKKTFVYRIHDEPNDEKLASLEKVIGKFGYKLDLKDRKTTTSSLNQLLTDVQGKKEQNMVDTLAIRTMSKAVYSTENIGHYGLAFDYYSHFTSPIRRYPDVMVHRLLQHYLDGGKSVSEEEYEQKCKHSSQMEQLATSSERDSIKYMQVKFMQDHQDEEFVGVISGVTEWGIYVEIISNKCEGMVRLRDIKGDHYEFDQDSYSVIGQKSGNQITLGDEVIVKVKEADLVKKHLDFTLVGVKEGLHQ
- a CDS encoding bifunctional GNAT family N-acetyltransferase/carbon-nitrogen hydrolase family protein, whose product is MSTPIENIELKYLTLNDYEELKSAMIQAYSNMPDMYWNEKQITALINKFPEGQVVIKIDGKLAGCALSIKLNESTFDSVHTYEEITGNYTFNTHKPDGDILYGIDVFIKTEYRGLRLGRRLYDYRKELCEEQNLKGILFGGRIPNYHKHADSVTPKEYIEKVKRKEIHDPVLNFQINNDFHPAKILKGYLPGDEDSGEFAVLLEWNNIYYEKKSVVAATQKKVVRLGLIQWQMRLYKDLEELMQQAEYFVDAVSGYRSDFALFPEFFNAPLMAENNHLPVSEAIRELAKHTEEIKNRFSQLAISYNINIITGSMPEVVDDLLYNVGYLCRRDGSTERYEKLHVTPDEAKVWGMQGGNKLHSFDTDCGKIGILICYDSEFPELSRILADDGMDILFVPFLTDTQNGYSRVRNCAQARAIENECYVAIAGSVGNLPKVHNMDIQYAQSMVFTPCDFSFPANGIKAEATPNTEMILIADCDIDLLRNLNQFGAVKNLRDRRKDLFELRRR
- a CDS encoding head GIN domain-containing protein; this translates as MKFIYTIVALVITATAFAQNPVTKDVGDFTEVKVYDRIVVNLVKSTENKVIITGEDVSQVNVVNKDGTLKIKMDLDLIFDGNKTFVHVHYNNLQVIDGNEGAVITSNELIEQDKIEIKMQEGARVKVGLQVREALLRAVTGGVIEASGQASLQKVKVNTGGIYEGRDLETETAEIFVQAGGEVEAYASKLADLTIRAGGDIVIYGNPAEVKRRRTFGGRIKIM
- a CDS encoding LysE family transporter; its protein translation is MFQDLHTAIPLGFFLAFLIGPVFFVLLETAATKGFRAALTFDIGVIIADIVFIVVAYLSSYQLLENLSNQPGLYVFGGAILIVYGLTIYLKKPTRDALDPNRAKVKKGGYLQLFIKGFLLNFINIGVLVFWLGILIIVGPTVENDGERLLGFFIGMIGAYLITDIGKIVLAKQLKRYLTPRRIFKVKKSLGLILIFCGLVLVTKGFVPSDEFNIQQEMERFQEIPEVKPDTIH
- the folB gene encoding dihydroneopterin aldolase, which translates into the protein MGKIRVTNIRAYAYHGCLSEETAIGSDYRVDVEIEADLSKSAQTDKLADTVDYVLLNRIVKEEMAIPSALLEVVCERILSRFFKEEALIQLATVAVSKVNPPIGGDVEMVTVERTRVR
- a CDS encoding zinc ribbon domain-containing protein; this translates as MKPLNYTCVKCQNHTYKIGEMRATGSFLTKLLNMQTEKYSTVTCRNCSYTEFYKAKTGALSNIFDLFGG
- a CDS encoding glutamine--tRNA ligase/YqeY domain fusion protein; protein product: MTEDNKSLNFLEQIVEEDLKGGYSKEDLRFRFPPEPNGYLHIGHCKAICISFGLGEKYGAPVNLRFDDTNPAKEEQEYVDAIKEDVSWLGYQWDKECFSSDYFQQLYDWTVQLIKDGKAYVDSQSSEAMAEQKGTPTQPGVPGPYRDRTVEENLDLFARMKAGEFKEGEHILRAKIDMAHVNMLMRDPIIYRVLHKDHHRTGSDWCIYPMYDWTHGESDYIEQISHSLCSLEFKPHRELYDWFLDQVYSGEDLRPKQREFARLNLNYTIMSKRKLLRLVEEGVVSGWDDPRMPTISGLRRRGYTAAAIRNFIDAVGVAKRENVIDVALLEFHIRQDLNNIAPRVMAVLDPVKLVITNYPEGQEEWLDAENNPEDEAAGERKVPFSRELYIEREDFKENAGNKYFRLTTDKEVRLKNSYIIKGGEVIKDENGVITEIHCTYDPESRSGSGTEASKRNVKGTLHWVSIAHAIKAEVRLFDRLFSDENPDGHEDKDFMEFINPNSLTTITGYLEPSLKDVEVGDIFQFQRKGYFNVDKESTAEHLIFNRTVGLRDSWAKVKPKQKQANGQGQSKPQQQQKASALSTINKLGKKLANLPEDKRVATITDIQKLAASLTEDEVKGFFNTSAKKVGTRIAGIESLYAFAKAQNKNIKDIEGAEAFVEKAKDDSNEILKEAASKF